The Candidatus Moraniibacteriota bacterium genome contains a region encoding:
- a CDS encoding nucleotidyltransferase family protein encodes MQCVILAAGRGTRMGALTDTTPKPMLPILGKPLLEWKLATLPESIDEVFITIGHLGEQIKSYFGSEWQGKKIQYIRHEKLDGTGGSIHLVEQSGLLRFPVLVIMGDDLYRSEDLTRLMKYPLAVLACEMQNSSQFGVLRTDENGRLTQIMEKPHPAEYKLVNTGAYMLDRHFFEYPLVAISETEYGLPQTLVQMRDTYDIVVEKTTIWFPIGTPEALETAQTKIKKFLI; translated from the coding sequence ATGCAATGCGTCATTCTGGCAGCGGGGAGAGGGACGCGGATGGGAGCGCTCACAGACACGACTCCCAAGCCGATGCTTCCGATACTTGGCAAGCCACTCCTCGAATGGAAATTGGCGACGCTCCCAGAGTCAATCGATGAAGTGTTTATCACGATCGGACACCTCGGTGAACAGATCAAAAGCTATTTTGGGAGTGAGTGGCAGGGGAAGAAAATACAGTATATCCGTCACGAGAAACTCGATGGAACAGGAGGATCGATACACCTCGTAGAGCAGTCAGGATTGCTCCGATTCCCGGTGCTCGTCATCATGGGCGATGATCTGTATCGTTCTGAAGACCTGACACGTCTGATGAAGTATCCTCTCGCGGTACTCGCATGTGAGATGCAGAATTCGAGTCAGTTTGGAGTGCTACGAACTGATGAGAATGGTCGACTCACACAAATTATGGAGAAGCCTCACCCAGCAGAATACAAACTGGTCAATACAGGAGCATATATGCTTGACCGACATTTTTTCGAATACCCACTTGTGGCAATATCCGAGACAGAATATGGCCTCCCTCAGACGCTCGTACAGATGCGTGACACGTATGACATTGTGGTAGAGAAAACAACAATATGGTTCCCTATCGGCACTCCAGAGGCCCTCGAAACTGCTCAGACGAAAATAAAGAAATTTCTTATATAG
- a CDS encoding 3'-5' exonuclease, whose protein sequence is MRTSITEYLTLDRPLIIFDLETTGLATGEDKIIELAYEKIMPNGEIIAYCQRINPGKPIPPVASSINGIYDKDVATAPSFAKLSYELWSTFEGSDVGGFNITGFDLPFLRGEFLSVGKTFDFTLKRVLDAKVLYHKMEARDMFAPRNLTAAYKLYCNKDHIDAHSGAGDVRATVEILEEQLKRYPEFRSWEYLAELHGNKKLLESVKTEHAPLITAESLGTLF, encoded by the coding sequence ATGCGCACAAGTATTACGGAGTATCTCACTCTCGATCGACCACTCATCATTTTTGATCTCGAGACCACTGGACTGGCGACAGGAGAAGATAAAATCATTGAATTGGCGTATGAAAAAATCATGCCAAACGGAGAAATTATTGCTTATTGTCAGCGTATCAATCCAGGAAAACCTATCCCACCAGTAGCGAGTAGTATCAATGGTATTTATGATAAGGATGTCGCCACTGCGCCAAGTTTTGCTAAACTTTCGTATGAATTGTGGAGCACTTTTGAGGGTTCAGATGTTGGAGGATTCAATATCACGGGGTTTGATTTGCCGTTTTTGCGCGGTGAGTTTTTATCAGTAGGAAAGACATTTGATTTTACTCTGAAAAGGGTGCTCGATGCGAAAGTGCTCTACCATAAAATGGAGGCGCGTGATATGTTTGCGCCACGTAACCTCACCGCTGCATACAAACTGTACTGCAACAAGGATCATATCGATGCACACTCTGGTGCGGGAGATGTCCGCGCGACAGTGGAGATTCTCGAAGAACAATTGAAACGATATCCGGAATTTCGAAGCTGGGAATATCTGGCAGAACTTCATGGTAACAAGAAGCTTCTCGAATCAGTGAAGACTGAACATGCGCCTCTTATTACTGCAGAATCTCTCGGGACATTATTTTAA
- a CDS encoding undecaprenyl-diphosphate phosphatase, with translation MDFFHAIILGIVEGVTEFLPVSSTGHMILVSELLHIPDTEFLKTFEITIQLGAILAVVVLYWRKLLLDFEMMKRIMVALLPALGVGFLFYSFIRSLLGSGMTVVVALFLGGVIIILFELFRKKPEEMLEDLSVFSYKKAFFIGLFQALSVIPGVSRSGATILGGMLLGMRRKAIVEFSFLLAVPTMVAATTLDIVKNATLFDVGNMSAFLIGFSVSFFVALFAIKFLLRFVETHTFILFGVYRIVIAILFFFFVY, from the coding sequence ATGGATTTTTTCCACGCTATCATACTCGGCATCGTTGAGGGAGTGACAGAGTTCCTTCCTGTTTCTTCGACGGGACATATGATCCTTGTATCAGAATTACTCCATATTCCTGATACCGAATTTCTGAAAACATTTGAGATTACTATACAGCTTGGGGCTATCCTCGCTGTAGTTGTTTTGTATTGGAGAAAATTGCTCCTCGACTTCGAAATGATGAAGCGAATTATGGTTGCACTTCTTCCTGCTCTCGGTGTCGGATTTCTTTTTTATAGTTTCATACGATCGCTCCTCGGTTCGGGTATGACGGTTGTCGTCGCATTATTCCTCGGGGGCGTGATCATTATTTTGTTCGAACTTTTCCGAAAAAAACCAGAGGAAATGCTCGAGGATTTATCGGTTTTTTCGTACAAAAAAGCTTTTTTTATTGGCTTGTTTCAGGCGTTGTCGGTGATACCGGGTGTCTCTCGATCAGGAGCAACGATTCTCGGGGGAATGTTGCTCGGGATGCGACGCAAAGCGATTGTCGAATTCTCATTTCTTCTCGCCGTACCGACAATGGTCGCCGCTACGACACTCGATATCGTGAAGAATGCAACGTTGTTTGATGTTGGGAATATGTCAGCATTTCTCATCGGCTTCTCCGTTTCTTTTTTCGTCGCGCTTTTTGCTATCAAATTTTTACTTCGATTTGTAGAAACGCATACGTTCATTTTGTTTGGAGTATATCGTATAGTGATTGCGATACTGTTTTTCTTTTTTGTGTACTAA
- a CDS encoding bifunctional 5,10-methylenetetrahydrofolate dehydrogenase/5,10-methenyltetrahydrofolate cyclohydrolase — translation MALLYGKPIADRILSETKRQREISGIVPGLAVILVGDDASSQLYVNLKEKSANEIGVSFEKFLFAPESGMYDILQCIDMLNKRDDIHGIIVQLPLPSGFDTDEVIARIDPHKDTDGFHNETIRQFLAGKQEYCPVFPRAMIELLRTAGGYHIGDTALVIANSDLLGQVMVQALSFEGLQAEYVLSTLPYEALLTKTREASVIITACGKSDLITGDMITENTVIIDGGISQINGKVVGDVERISVENKARFLTPVPGGVGPVTVATLLARITDASLQK, via the coding sequence ATGGCACTTCTGTACGGCAAACCGATAGCGGATCGTATTCTCTCTGAAACAAAAAGACAGAGAGAGATATCTGGTATCGTTCCAGGGCTCGCGGTGATTCTCGTCGGAGATGATGCTTCGTCACAACTCTATGTGAATCTGAAAGAAAAATCTGCCAATGAGATTGGTGTTTCTTTTGAAAAATTTTTGTTTGCTCCCGAATCAGGAATGTACGATATCCTCCAGTGCATCGATATGCTCAACAAACGTGACGACATTCACGGTATCATCGTGCAACTTCCTCTACCATCTGGGTTCGATACTGATGAAGTGATCGCTCGTATCGATCCGCACAAAGATACGGATGGATTTCACAATGAAACTATACGACAATTTCTCGCTGGCAAGCAGGAATACTGTCCTGTATTTCCTCGGGCGATGATAGAGCTTCTTCGGACAGCAGGTGGATACCATATCGGAGATACCGCTCTCGTCATTGCGAATTCTGACCTCTTGGGACAGGTGATGGTACAAGCCCTCTCATTCGAAGGATTACAGGCAGAATACGTCCTCAGTACTCTGCCGTATGAAGCACTTCTTACCAAAACACGAGAGGCATCAGTCATTATCACAGCGTGCGGGAAATCTGATCTCATTACAGGGGATATGATCACAGAGAATACGGTGATTATCGATGGAGGCATCAGTCAGATTAATGGGAAAGTCGTAGGGGACGTCGAGAGGATAAGTGTCGAAAACAAAGCTCGATTTCTTACGCCGGTTCCTGGAGGTGTCGGTCCGGTGACTGTCGCGACGCTCCTCGCGCGTATCACCGATGCATCATTGCAAAAATAA